The region ATACTGCCCCATTTTTTTTCAGCCTTCAGACAACTACCTAGGAATGGCTTGTTTGGCCAGGTGTTAGGGATGATTTCAGATGGGTTTCTTTGTTTCTCTGtgatttaatgttttttaaatgttaattttttaattgtattgattttttaaatatgttattATCAAGGGTCCTTGATTGGTATGATCACTTTGGTGTTCATAACTACTACTTGGGGTATGGTGAAATTTGAGACAAATCTGATGTAAGAGCAGTTAAAAACGTTTGTCTTGTCCGTTCGCAACTATAATTTTGTGGGGATAAAATATacctttcatttttctttttgtccatTTAGATATTAAACaatattatttgtttgtttgtgtgtgtaaaagaTTTGTATCCCAGCTTTCACTTCCCGATCAAGagttgcccaaggcagcttacagtatgtgcttttttcttcttttacatACTCATAGTAGTCCTGTCCCCAAGGGGCTCATAGtcttaaagaaacaaacaaacaaaatggtgTTAGGGATTAAAAGAGAGCATATATACTAAAGAATGATATTGAAAACATAAttctcattctcctcctcctcttcctccccctcacaGGGCCATTGGTGTTTTTAGAGCTGCAATAAGAGGGGAGGGGCACAGGGCACATTTAAAGAGGCAGCAGCAATTGGAGGTAGTGATAGTGGTTTTACTATAAATATTACTAATGGCCCAATACAATCAGCCTTTTTGCACAATAAAAAATGTGTTTATATTCTGTTGAGCACAGTGCATGCTTCTTCCCTCAAAGGTGTGTTTCCGCTGCAGCATATGCACCTTGTCAGCACTTAGGGTATGTGTTTGTACCTCCAGAAATGTAGTATTTCACCTAATTTGAAATACTACATTTATTTCACCTATTTGACAGCTATGGGGTCGTGCAGGTGTCACATGGTATCTCTTGCATATTATTTGAGATGTGATAGTGACAAGTAACACAGATCCCCACCTCCATGGCTATGCCACTTTGTTTGCTGTTTTTAAGTCCTTAGAAGCTGTGCTCTCTCTCCCACTTTATTATTCCAGTGTTGGAATGATAATCTACCAACATCCATACATCTGAACGATGACATGTTCTTGTTGAatatatctggaaaaaaaaataagcagtgaaaaggacaaaaaagcaCTTGATAATATCTCCATACATATTCCCGCAAGCATACTGCCCAGTAGTAATGCCCTGTCACAAAATGCAAGGAACAATAGCTGCAAATCTAAGAAACCATAACATTTCAAACATGCAGCTGCAAATAATACACTTGAATATTATACATATAAAAATGTCTGTTCATAGACAATCTTCAAATGAGTTTCTGTATCACACAGTATAATGTAAAGAACTCAAGTACATTATTTATAGCAATGGCTAACACTGGTTTACATGGATGTTGTAACAAATTAAATTTGCCACTTATCTGGGAAACTACAGTACTGTAACGTACATTAAGCTCACATTACCCTGTATGGGAGACACAGCAATAATGGTCTCTCCTGCATCACTGAGGCAAGATGAGTAGTCACAGATCACTTAGGCGGAGCCCACACCATGCCAGCATTTTCTATCACTGTAGTATGGGAGGAGCTGCAGTATGGCCACCTACCATGTAGTCTCTCACATTATCCTGACAACATGTAAAGGAGCAGCCCTCTGTGGCTCCCACACCAACAGGGTGCTATCCATTGTGTAAGTACCAACCTGAGATAATGTATAGACAATTACTTTACAGAGATTTTGAGGCGGCAAAGATACTTGCCCACAATAACAAGTTTAATTTTTGTATCGCCTATTATGGTTTGGTGGTGCTATAAGTTGTataattcaaaaataaaataggCCCCCAGAATCATGACCAATGTTGATGAAAATGAAAAATCCCTGGTTTTGAGtgattattttgtttatttactggATGTTTCCTATAATTTCCTATAGGATGTTTCCTATAATTTATAACACATTTCTTCCCAATGTCCAAAAGAGGTTTtatgttgtgtgtttttaaaaggtttttcCATTCTTTCAAAGcaccattttcatccactgtgctgtggcacactggtgtgccgcgaatggttcccagttgtgctgcgggaatttgggaaagggtcatttatcaataggaccattaggcgatgtgagcccccactgacagcacagtgtgccttgtcaattgtcaaaaagctgatggtgtgccttgaccattttagtaccttgccagtgtgctgcgagatgaaaatggttgaaaatcactgttttaaagtATAAAAATCATGAATGCTTAGCTATCTACATGTATAACAATGCAGTCATTAAAAGGGGGGAGCCAGTACTGAGTTCCCTCTCAGCAATTGCATAatatacagcaggggtctccaaacattttggccagagagccacatcaaatatctggcatggtgttgagggccggaaaaaaatttgaatataaaatttatgtaattaaattagagatagaacttagatgagtgaataaatgaatgaatgggctcattccttcaaactctctggcccttagaacaccctccagacacaaccagagcacagttccattcatgtttggccaagtatgtcagaggctttcaggggacaagaagctggctgcgggccggatagaggcttgtcgtgggccgcatctggcccccgggccggtgtttggagacccctgctatacagtaacatgtttctctctttttaatgTTTCTCTCAGGAGTGAAattgattgagggcccaatcctatccaactttctagtgtcagtgctgcagcaatgcagtcctgaagaaagggaacaaacattcccttactttacgTGGATGAGGCCTCTGTCATtacccccctaccacaggatgcagcacatgtcctattgtgctaattgcaccagtgctggaaagttggataggatttggccctaagctaGGAACTGCCTGCAATTGGCACCAGTCAAGTCATTGACTTTCATTAAAAGGAACTAGAGGAAGCAGATGCAATTAGAAGTTAGTAAAACAGATAAAAGgaacttttttctttccagtaGTGAGGCTTAATCCCCTTCCCCCCTATCAAACTACTGATTCTGGATCAGGGCTAGTGTCGTGGTAACAGTTAGGAGGAAGCCACCATTGTTTGACAGAAAAAAGTTGTCTGCATACTGTCCAGATTTCCATTTTACAGCAGACAGAGTGGTTTGTCCAAGCCTGTTACCAAGGAATCCAAGTAGGAAAATACTTGAATCCGGATCTCTTTTCAGTTTTATCTACTCCACTGACCACTGACCTATGTTGAATCtcaactttcttttcttttacagaaGGCATAAAAGCCTacagattagagcaggggtgtccaaacattttggcaggagggtcacataatctctctgacactgtgtcagggtccgagaaagaaagaattaatttacaatttaaaatttgaataaatttacataaatgaatatattagagatggaacttatatgaatgaatgaaggtcttggaatagctcaagtcctataaaaggccttgcacaaagcaagactgacctttcctttgctgccactgctgcatcacagacatgaaacagcaagtagtggagggagccctcatcccacagctcagatgagaggaaGAACCGTtgtcctcatgctaagagcagttgtgtcaggccagcatgggctccagcaagtctccggagggccagaggctcattggagactggaggctctccgagggcctgattgggagcctctgagggccacaagtggcccctgggccggggtttgggcacccctggattagaggatAGATGTGGAGAAGACATTTGGAAAGTTTTTCCTCTCTGCTTTAGTAGTAGTGAGGTGAAGATTAGTCTGCCTCTTAAAACCTTGATTtattggtggggagggagagagagaaactttcCATGTGTTCTTTGCACTCACATTTTTCAGATAGTCTGAGACGACCTGGGACTTAGGGTGAAGACTCACATGAGCCACAATAAAAAAGGAAGACAGAATCAATTCCAGATCAGAAAAAATGTGCAGGCCTCACAGGGTGCTGAAGAAAGTGGCAACATTTACTGTACTTGCAACAGCATTCCTATTTTATGTTGTCATGCCTAGTTTCAAGTAAAGAGGCCATAATTGCTTCTTGTCTCTTAAATGAGAACTTTCTTTGTTCTTTGGGAGGGCAGTTATTGCCTCTGACTAGAAGTTGTTCCTGGAGACAGGTTAACATAATAACAACAAAAAGTTACAGTGCCCTTGTAAGTAAATTACTGTATATTCCTTTCTTCAGCACCTTGTGAAACTTGTCTCTTGGTCTGTTTCTGGAGCTGTGTAAGCCCTGAATAGTTATGAATCCCAAACAGATATTTATTGCTGGTTTTTCCATTAGTGTGTGGCAATTGCGAATGCTGAATAAATGCTTAAAATACTTGTAGTAAGTAAATAAACTTGGAAAGCAAATCTTGTTCTCAATGCAGATTGGCAAGACAACACAGGACAAAGAAGTGGCCCTGCTCTTAAGAATAAGAAAAAATCTCATGAAAGAAGAAACTTATTCCAGACCTCTAAACTAAGTATAGATAGCAAAAGCCTTGACAGAGATCTCAGGAAAACAGCAGCGAAGCAGCCCACCACTCACCCAATGGATTCTACTGTTCAGGTTACTTCTGGTCCTCTCATATCAAGTGATTTGAACAATTCAAATCTTCCTCCTATTAAAAATACCCCCATAAGGTCCAGAGAAGATGATTTTTATGCAATGTTGGGCTCAAATGTGGAAGGTTCACCTGGAGGGGATGAAGACATCAAGGACATTAATCCTGTAGAAGAACTTCTTTCCTTTGATCTTAGTAAGCCTTCTCTTGATCAAAGTAACAGGGTTAGTGGGATGTCTTTAACACAAGCAGAGCAGCGTAAATGTGAAATGGGAGTTGGTGCTGATGGGAGAAGAACTGAGCTTTCCCAGAGATTACTAAGGCAACATAATATGGCAGCAGATTCAGCTGCTGATCAACCTTCATTAGGGCAAAGAAATTCATGGGACCACAGGAAACCTTATGCTCTTGAAGAAAGCCTTTTGGAAGAGGCTCATAAAAATGAAGATGAGACTCTGGCATTTAGGGCAAGAAGCCCACATCCTGAAAGCAGAGCAGGAAATGCAACTGTTGATGAGGCCAGTGGTAATTTAAATTCTACTGAGGACTGGTCAGGGACCAACATCTATGGCAGAGATAGACAGCCTTTGGAGAGCAATCAAAGATGTTACGCTGGACTTGCTAGTTCGGCTAGGCCAGCAGTTCAGCGGCCATCTCTGCGTTCTACGTTCAATATTCCAGGAACTTTAGCACAGCCTTCAAATAGAACTGAGACTTTGGGGAATGTGGATGCTGCTTCAGCTTCTGGGCAAGTCACAGAAATGAATGGAAGCCCAAGGTTCACTACTCGCAGACAATTATCTCCTATAAGAATCAGAGATTCATTTTCAGCTTCAGAAAGCTGTCATTCTGCATCACCAACTATCAGTACTTTTGAAGATAGTAGCCTGCTTGAGGACAGTATAAGCAATGGTCTAAGCAGCATATCACCAAGCACCACTTCACATGATGAAGACAACTTTCTGAATTCCCATAGCTCCTCCTCATCCACAGATTCTTCCCACCCATCTCTTTTCCAGGCAAACTTCACAGCACACCTTCATATGACTGGCCCACTTTCCGATCAAGTACCAATTTTCTTGACAGTATCTGATTTACGAAATCAGAGCAACTTTGTGAGTGGTACAACTGCCTGCTGTTCACCAAATGCTAAAGGGATTGATAAGCCTGAGACAGATCCTGAGAAGCTAAAAAAATTGCAAGAAAGGTAAGTGTAGATATTAGAGGGGCAAATTTATTGTGCCTGAGCCTAGAAAAACGGTTAGATGGGGATGAATTTTGAGGTAGGCTGAGTCCTGCTGTACAGCTTTAACACTAGTGTTTTACCCTTGAGACTATGAAATAGAATAATAATGAATTCTGCATATCTGACAGCCCATCAGCATGTTTCTGAAGACATACCTACCACTGTTCTAAAAATATATACAGGGATATGGAATGTCTTCTAGGTATCAAAGGATGGAATCCATTTAGGGAAACATTTatgcttaatttttaaaataaataatcaccaAATTTAAAGCCTATGCATAAAGCCCAAAATGGTCTTCCCCCTAATATGACATGTGACTACTGGTTGTGGTTATGAAGAGTCCAGCATTTTGCACATTCTGAGAGGTGTTTTCTTCTTTGCTATAGCTTCTCATATTCCAGGAATGATCCTAAACGGTGAAATCTCTGTGCAATCCCTGATGAGTACTACCTCAAATTAAAATAATCAAACCTCCAATTAGATTTGCTTCCAGGTCGCGTGTACCACTATGAAGAGTATTGCTAGTTTCATTGTTGAATCTAATCATTGAGTGGAGAATCTTCAAAAAACTGCTTTCAAGCTTGTAAATTGTGTGTTTGTGCATATAGGTTGGTTGGAAAAGAAAGCGTGTGCAGCTAATCCATTTTTCTTTACTGAGGTGTCACAGTTGTCCCCAGATCTCTGGATTTTTAGGAAGCAATTGAATTTTCAACTGTTTACATAATTAAGATTCTACTAAGTAGGAAATTACACAGAGCAGGAAATTATTAAACTTACTTGAATGTTAATTTGGAATTGAGCTGTAATTAAATCACAAATTCTTCTATCAATAAGTCTTTCCCAAATTTACAAGAGAAACATATGGGGATAATGGTTGGAATCTTTAGATTTTCAGTTTGGATGTGTGTGTGCACTTGCGTTTAAAAAGTATTGCAAGTCAGCCTTGAGAATTGTTGCCtaggtacattaaaaaaaacaactct is a window of Tiliqua scincoides isolate rTilSci1 chromosome 5, rTilSci1.hap2, whole genome shotgun sequence DNA encoding:
- the MARCHF10 gene encoding probable E3 ubiquitin-protein ligase MARCHF10 codes for the protein MYEAKERQKFISNAQYLREMQHKMDSEYQACLRKQEQTKEQSEKKREQHARQELRQTSVSSISAGRSYERPWISRLPVNRQTSSDEASGYEPKSTIKSLGNKSEAKFPAIDKTSVKQKQKPSTGSKKPEKSGPCPKKDTSALQKPILSRRQRMNQKSLLENPDSPNAKKAEGRGKKTPVLQGVAKMTKGTDWQDNTGQRSGPALKNKKKSHERRNLFQTSKLSIDSKSLDRDLRKTAAKQPTTHPMDSTVQVTSGPLISSDLNNSNLPPIKNTPIRSREDDFYAMLGSNVEGSPGGDEDIKDINPVEELLSFDLSKPSLDQSNRVSGMSLTQAEQRKCEMGVGADGRRTELSQRLLRQHNMAADSAADQPSLGQRNSWDHRKPYALEESLLEEAHKNEDETLAFRARSPHPESRAGNATVDEASGNLNSTEDWSGTNIYGRDRQPLESNQRCYAGLASSARPAVQRPSLRSTFNIPGTLAQPSNRTETLGNVDAASASGQVTEMNGSPRFTTRRQLSPIRIRDSFSASESCHSASPTISTFEDSSLLEDSISNGLSSISPSTTSHDEDNFLNSHSSSSSTDSSHPSLFQANFTAHLHMTGPLSDQVPIFLTVSDLRNQSNFVSGTTACCSPNAKGIDKPETDPEKLKKLQESLLAEDSEEEGDQCRICQIAGGSISNPLLEPCGCGGTLRFVHQECLKTWLKAKIKSGAELGAVKTCELCKQSLTADLDDFNVNDYYRTHQQSQAQSELMNSGLYLVLLLHLYEQRFAELMRLNYNQASRDRLSRQPRTEENQNSANSGSSG